Proteins encoded together in one Streptomyces umbrinus window:
- a CDS encoding PucR family transcriptional regulator — MPFLTVADVLRLPVIAAGLPRVAAGEDQLSRRVRWVHVTELLDPASFLEGGELVLTTGMPHPADPIQLRGYVDSLADVGVAGLVVELGRRYQHAPQELVTACRERDLPLIVLARGVRFIEVTQTVHALILDAQGELLRRAQQVRELFTSLTLRGADPEEFVQAAADLTGCPVVLENLIHHAVICRTAGPPDGQVLEAWPRRSRTAPTPDRAAASGPEGWLVAPVEDRGRRWGRLIMLPHASGPPIGPEQTMILEQAATALTLARLTGRPEWDRRAHSSVLLDLLHWRYRSRTEARLRAEALGLPTTGHRLVPVVIDHEDTADGDTTVTGHLAAELPISGVKALVGDLSEHRTGLLLALARASAWQPVVERVGRDLRGTFGEGLVVAVGPGVTELSQVTRSFREAEQIADAIGPGTLDRPFHVASDIGLPELLYSLRDDVRVQRYVEQQLGRLVQHDARHGSHLLSTLREYLVAAGNKSIAAKHVGLSRQAFYQRLRTIERLLGNDLESGALRTQLHVAVTALDLLGGAGGTVRPASL, encoded by the coding sequence ATGCCGTTCCTCACGGTCGCGGACGTGCTGCGGCTGCCCGTCATCGCCGCCGGTCTGCCCCGGGTCGCGGCAGGCGAGGACCAGTTGTCGCGCAGGGTCCGCTGGGTCCATGTCACCGAGCTGCTCGACCCGGCCTCCTTCCTGGAGGGCGGCGAACTCGTCCTCACCACGGGCATGCCGCACCCGGCCGATCCCATCCAACTGCGCGGCTACGTCGACTCGTTGGCAGATGTGGGAGTGGCCGGGCTGGTCGTCGAGCTGGGCCGCCGCTACCAGCACGCGCCGCAGGAACTGGTCACCGCCTGCCGGGAGAGGGACCTGCCGCTGATCGTGCTGGCGCGCGGGGTGCGGTTCATCGAGGTCACCCAGACCGTCCACGCGCTGATCCTGGACGCGCAGGGCGAGCTGCTGCGCCGCGCCCAGCAGGTGCGCGAGCTGTTCACCTCGCTCACCCTGCGCGGCGCGGATCCGGAGGAGTTCGTGCAGGCCGCCGCGGACCTCACGGGGTGTCCGGTGGTCCTGGAGAACCTGATCCACCACGCGGTGATCTGCCGGACCGCCGGTCCTCCGGACGGACAGGTCCTGGAGGCCTGGCCACGACGCTCGCGCACCGCCCCGACGCCGGACCGGGCGGCGGCGAGCGGACCCGAGGGCTGGCTCGTGGCGCCGGTCGAGGACCGGGGCAGACGGTGGGGGCGGCTGATCATGCTGCCTCACGCGTCCGGTCCGCCGATCGGTCCCGAGCAGACGATGATCCTCGAACAGGCCGCCACCGCCCTCACCCTGGCACGGCTGACCGGCAGGCCCGAGTGGGACCGGCGCGCGCACAGTTCCGTCCTGCTCGATCTGCTCCACTGGCGCTACCGGAGCCGTACCGAGGCGCGTCTGAGGGCCGAGGCACTCGGACTGCCCACGACCGGTCACCGCCTCGTCCCGGTCGTCATCGACCACGAGGACACCGCCGACGGCGACACCACTGTGACCGGGCACCTCGCCGCGGAACTGCCCATCTCGGGGGTCAAGGCCCTGGTGGGAGACCTGTCCGAACACCGGACCGGACTGCTGCTCGCGCTGGCCCGTGCCTCGGCCTGGCAGCCGGTGGTGGAACGCGTCGGCCGGGATCTGCGCGGCACGTTCGGGGAGGGCCTCGTCGTGGCGGTCGGCCCCGGAGTCACCGAACTCAGCCAGGTCACCCGGTCGTTCCGCGAGGCCGAGCAGATCGCCGACGCGATCGGCCCCGGAACACTGGACCGCCCCTTCCATGTCGCGTCGGACATCGGTCTGCCGGAACTGCTGTACTCGCTTCGCGACGACGTGCGCGTCCAGCGGTACGTGGAACAGCAGCTCGGACGCCTCGTCCAGCACGACGCCCGACACGGCAGCCACCTCCTTTCGACCCTGCGCGAATATCTCGTCGCCGCCGGCAACAAGTCGATCGCCGCCAAGCACGTCGGGCTCTCCCGGCAGGCCTTCTACCAACGGCTGCGGACCATCGAGCGGCTCCTGGGCAACGACCTGGAGTCCGGCGCCCTTCGCACCCAACTGCACGTGGCCGTCACGGCGTTGGACCTGCTCGGCGGTGCGGGCGGGACCGTCCGACCGGCTTCCCTGTGA
- a CDS encoding ATP-binding cassette domain-containing protein — protein MVFNRSLLAKAALGPAAGAVLMAFMASGAIPAYQMYSVALAAIYTIVVLSVGLLAGWSGIWSVGHPAFFAIGAYFAAYGSGHGWPLETVILGAVVTGTVLGGFLGYAGARFSMLYIALLTLAFTMVTLELVNRWSSVTGGDQGVAVLQLRSSLGLGTLAGGSSESQYLAVGAAAVVLALAVPAAASGLRMRLVAAKSHPLAARTIGIAPEAQSALAFAVSAAFTSFAGVLLGLITGFVSPDPFSLNLGIALIAACVLGGVGTIIGAVAGGAYLTWNPSLSSAVGLPQPVVQGLVLIGVLLFLPGGVVPFLSAPLRSLLRRVWRRPAPTPSKPAPAVGLAPRQPAAATATATASGEADVVLRLEHVSVAYGGLKALEDASVSLRQDEILAVIGPNGAGKTTLLNAVSGLTGNGRVSGTVDFAGGSLLKARATARRRLGIGRTFQHAEVFSELTVAENVLCTRRWITARDRADVARLLDSVGLADVADRRPGGLPFGLQKRLDLARAMAEEPKLLVLDEPFGGLDAGERALLAQQIRRLHAQGTAVLVIDHVLDDLFSVAHRVLAFDFGRTIGEGSPDTVLDNPEVRSSYLGTVGGRAELPERVGERSVLRLSGVGHTYGGVVALRDVDLDVREGVVLGIAGANGAGKSTLAGILHGSLKPARGSRETGGTVVRTSLAPEGRALFKTLSLRENLEVAAYAAGITGAPLRERLAETTEWLPPRLRDRMSVPAAGLSGGEQQMLAIARALIVKPDVLIVDEPALGLAPALVDEVYDRLVRLAHDGLTVVLLEQLLSRAMSVCHEVAVLHEGSVAAQGRPGDPSFAALAEAAYFSGARETAATTARL, from the coding sequence ATGGTCTTCAACCGTTCCCTCCTCGCGAAGGCCGCGCTCGGGCCGGCCGCCGGCGCGGTACTCATGGCCTTCATGGCCTCCGGCGCGATCCCGGCGTACCAGATGTACTCCGTGGCGCTCGCCGCGATCTACACCATCGTCGTGCTGTCGGTCGGCCTGCTCGCGGGCTGGTCCGGCATCTGGTCGGTGGGCCACCCGGCGTTCTTCGCCATCGGCGCCTACTTCGCCGCGTACGGCAGTGGCCACGGCTGGCCGCTGGAGACGGTGATCCTGGGAGCGGTGGTCACCGGAACCGTCCTCGGCGGCTTCCTCGGGTACGCGGGTGCCAGGTTCTCGATGCTCTACATCGCCCTGCTGACGCTCGCCTTCACCATGGTGACGCTGGAGCTGGTCAACCGCTGGAGCAGCGTGACCGGCGGCGACCAGGGCGTCGCGGTGCTCCAACTGCGCAGCTCCCTGGGCCTGGGCACCCTCGCGGGCGGCAGCTCCGAGTCCCAGTACCTCGCGGTCGGCGCCGCGGCCGTGGTGCTCGCGCTGGCGGTACCGGCCGCCGCGTCCGGACTGCGGATGCGGCTGGTGGCCGCGAAATCACATCCCCTGGCGGCCCGTACGATCGGCATCGCGCCCGAAGCGCAGTCGGCGCTGGCGTTCGCGGTGAGCGCCGCGTTCACCAGCTTCGCGGGTGTACTGCTCGGGCTCATCACCGGTTTCGTCAGCCCGGATCCGTTCTCCCTCAACCTCGGCATCGCGCTCATCGCGGCGTGCGTGCTGGGCGGGGTCGGAACCATCATCGGCGCGGTGGCCGGCGGCGCCTATCTGACCTGGAACCCCTCACTGTCGTCCGCCGTGGGACTCCCCCAGCCGGTCGTGCAGGGCCTCGTGCTGATCGGGGTGCTGCTGTTCCTGCCCGGCGGAGTGGTGCCGTTCCTCAGCGCGCCCCTGCGGTCGCTGCTCCGGCGCGTGTGGCGACGGCCGGCACCCACGCCCTCGAAGCCGGCCCCTGCCGTCGGCCTCGCACCGCGGCAACCGGCCGCAGCAACGGCCACTGCCACGGCCTCAGGTGAAGCCGACGTCGTGCTGCGCCTGGAGCACGTATCGGTCGCGTACGGCGGGCTGAAGGCGTTGGAGGACGCCTCGGTGTCGCTGCGGCAGGACGAGATCCTGGCGGTGATCGGGCCCAACGGGGCGGGAAAGACAACCCTGTTGAACGCGGTGTCGGGTCTGACCGGCAACGGCCGGGTGAGCGGGACGGTCGATTTCGCGGGCGGTTCCCTGCTCAAGGCTCGGGCGACCGCGCGGCGCCGGCTGGGCATCGGGCGTACGTTCCAGCACGCGGAGGTGTTCTCCGAACTCACCGTCGCCGAGAACGTGTTGTGCACGCGCCGCTGGATCACCGCCCGGGACCGGGCCGACGTCGCACGGCTGCTCGACTCTGTCGGCCTCGCCGACGTGGCCGACCGACGGCCCGGAGGGCTGCCGTTCGGGCTGCAGAAACGCCTGGACCTCGCCCGTGCGATGGCCGAGGAACCGAAACTCCTGGTGCTGGACGAGCCGTTCGGCGGCCTGGACGCCGGCGAACGGGCCCTCCTGGCACAGCAGATCAGGCGGTTGCACGCCCAGGGCACCGCCGTGCTGGTCATCGACCACGTGCTCGACGACCTGTTCTCCGTCGCACACCGGGTGCTGGCCTTCGACTTCGGCCGCACCATCGGCGAGGGCAGCCCGGACACCGTCCTGGACAACCCCGAGGTGCGGTCGTCGTACCTGGGTACGGTCGGCGGCCGGGCCGAGCTGCCCGAGCGGGTCGGTGAGCGGAGCGTGCTGCGACTGAGCGGGGTCGGTCACACCTACGGCGGCGTGGTCGCCCTGCGGGACGTCGACCTCGACGTACGCGAGGGGGTCGTGCTCGGGATCGCCGGGGCCAACGGCGCCGGGAAGAGCACACTCGCCGGGATCCTGCACGGCTCGCTGAAGCCCGCGCGCGGCAGCAGGGAGACGGGCGGGACCGTCGTCCGTACCAGCCTGGCGCCCGAGGGACGGGCGCTGTTCAAGACGCTGTCCCTGCGGGAGAACCTCGAAGTGGCGGCCTACGCGGCGGGCATCACCGGGGCCCCGCTGCGCGAGCGCCTCGCGGAGACGACCGAGTGGCTGCCGCCGCGACTGCGCGACCGCATGTCCGTACCGGCCGCCGGACTGTCGGGCGGAGAGCAGCAGATGCTCGCCATCGCCCGCGCCCTGATCGTCAAACCCGACGTCCTGATCGTCGACGAGCCGGCGCTCGGGCTCGCGCCCGCACTGGTCGACGAGGTGTACGACCGGCTGGTGCGACTGGCCCACGACGGCCTGACGGTCGTTCTGCTGGAGCAGCTGCTCAGCCGTGCCATGTCCGTCTGCCACGAGGTGGCCGTGCTGCACGAGGGGTCGGTCGCCGCTCAGGGGCGGCCCGGGGACCCGTCGTTCGCCGCCCTCGCCGAAGCGGCGTACTTCAGCGGCGCCCGGGAGACCGCCGCGACCACCGCTCGACTGTGA
- a CDS encoding FadR/GntR family transcriptional regulator, whose translation MSGIRDPPEEDQLTSAPQPPEPGDEFARVLDRVLLGGASSPSLRPVRVTSAVDEVSDRLLTAIAVGDFLPGQRLPAERELTQLLRVSRPTVREAVGRLQAVGVIETRRGRNGGAFVRESWSESSAAAVRRTLLPRWEEFEQLFDLRGLVEGMVAATAARRRRPEDLEPIREALGAYLSATTPREEQIADSAFHESICRATHNPQIATLSRDLLTRISLGFPAEPWGKGERSHFHRASRDHKALYEAIAAGEPAKAEEIARDHFTISADMIREVLARVRAGEPA comes from the coding sequence ATGTCCGGCATCCGCGACCCACCTGAGGAGGACCAGCTGACATCCGCACCGCAGCCGCCCGAGCCGGGGGACGAGTTCGCCCGGGTGCTCGACCGTGTCCTTCTCGGCGGCGCCTCTTCACCGTCCCTGCGCCCGGTACGCGTGACGTCCGCGGTCGACGAGGTCTCCGACCGGCTGCTCACGGCGATCGCCGTCGGGGACTTCCTGCCGGGACAGCGGCTGCCGGCCGAACGCGAACTCACCCAGCTGCTGCGGGTGAGCCGTCCCACCGTGCGCGAGGCGGTCGGGCGCCTCCAGGCCGTGGGTGTCATCGAGACCCGCCGCGGCCGCAACGGCGGTGCCTTCGTGCGCGAAAGCTGGAGCGAGTCCTCCGCGGCCGCGGTGCGCCGCACCCTGCTGCCCCGCTGGGAGGAGTTCGAGCAACTCTTCGATCTGCGGGGGCTGGTGGAGGGCATGGTGGCCGCCACGGCCGCCCGGCGCCGACGGCCCGAGGACCTCGAACCGATACGCGAGGCCCTCGGGGCGTACCTCTCCGCGACGACACCCCGCGAGGAGCAGATCGCCGACAGCGCGTTCCACGAGAGCATCTGCCGGGCCACGCACAACCCGCAGATCGCCACGCTCAGCCGGGACCTGCTGACCCGGATCAGCCTCGGCTTCCCGGCGGAACCCTGGGGCAAGGGGGAACGGTCCCACTTCCACCGGGCCAGCAGGGACCACAAGGCCCTCTATGAAGCCATCGCGGCCGGTGAGCCCGCCAAGGCCGAGGAGATCGCCCGCGACCACTTCACCATCAGCGCCGACATGATCCGCGAGGTACTGGCCCGGGTGCGTGCCGGCGAACCGGCCTGA
- a CDS encoding proline iminopeptidase-family hydrolase, which translates to MAIPEPNHTGTVDFNGWSTWYRITGEPGKTPLVVLHGGPGAGHDYTLRIAGIGRQGRPVVHYDQLGIGRSTHLPDRGADFWTVQLFLDELDNLLKALGIADAYHVLGQSWGGMLAAEHALRRPPGLRGLVIANSPASMELWLSGAAGLRAALPPEVQRTLLAHEDAGTTDHPDYHAAEQVFYERHVCRLVPTPPEVQATWDNIEADPTVYHTMNGPNEFHVVGTLKNWSVIDRLHLVDVPTLLVSGRYDEATPETVRPFADHIPDVRWHFFEHSSHMPHVEEEELYLQVVGAFLDSTD; encoded by the coding sequence GTGGCGATCCCCGAACCGAACCACACCGGAACCGTCGACTTCAACGGCTGGTCCACCTGGTACCGGATCACGGGCGAGCCGGGCAAGACCCCTCTGGTGGTCCTGCACGGCGGACCCGGCGCCGGTCACGACTACACGCTGCGCATCGCGGGCATCGGCCGACAGGGCCGGCCCGTGGTGCACTACGACCAGCTCGGCATCGGGCGGTCCACCCATCTGCCCGACCGGGGCGCCGACTTCTGGACCGTCCAGCTCTTCCTCGACGAACTCGACAATCTCCTCAAGGCGTTGGGGATCGCCGATGCCTACCACGTCCTCGGTCAGTCCTGGGGCGGCATGCTCGCCGCCGAGCACGCCCTACGGCGCCCGCCGGGACTGCGGGGCCTGGTCATCGCCAACTCCCCCGCGTCCATGGAGCTGTGGCTGTCGGGTGCGGCCGGGCTGCGCGCCGCTCTCCCGCCCGAGGTGCAGCGGACCCTGCTCGCCCACGAGGACGCCGGGACCACCGACCATCCCGACTACCACGCGGCGGAGCAGGTCTTCTACGAGCGCCATGTCTGCCGCCTGGTCCCGACCCCGCCCGAGGTCCAGGCCACCTGGGACAACATCGAGGCCGACCCGACCGTCTACCACACGATGAACGGGCCGAACGAGTTCCACGTCGTCGGAACCCTCAAGAACTGGTCGGTCATCGACCGGCTGCACCTCGTCGACGTCCCGACCCTGCTGGTGTCCGGGCGGTACGACGAGGCGACTCCCGAAACCGTCCGTCCCTTCGCCGACCACATCCCCGATGTGCGCTGGCACTTCTTCGAGCACTCCAGCCATATGCCGCACGTCGAGGAGGAGGAGCTCTACCTCCAGGTCGTCGGCGCGTTCCTCGACTCGACCGACTGA
- a CDS encoding heavy-metal-associated domain-containing protein: protein MTEQRYHVIGMTCGRCADALETKVGGVLGVDRVGIDLDTGSVTVTGEGLDGSKVCAAITEAGFEVTAVL from the coding sequence ATGACTGAACAGCGGTACCACGTCATCGGAATGACCTGCGGCCGCTGTGCCGACGCCCTGGAGACCAAGGTCGGCGGGGTGCTGGGCGTCGACCGGGTGGGTATCGACCTCGACACCGGTTCGGTGACCGTGACGGGCGAGGGGCTCGACGGTTCGAAGGTGTGCGCCGCGATCACCGAGGCGGGCTTCGAGGTGACCGCCGTGCTCTGA
- a CDS encoding MFS transporter, producing MSLTSSTTGGASSLDDAPVSSFHRRIMVVAMGGPFCDGYLLGVMGVALGLITPALALDTLWTGLIAASVLVGVFIGGAVFGPITDRVGRHLMYVLNLATFVVFSALQFFVTEAWQLLVLRLLIGIAIGADYPIASALTTELVPRRMRGPALSGLVLAWWVGYGVSYWVGWALTGLGDDSWRWMLASGTVPALIFLFMRAGIPESPRWLASRGRMDEAKAVVRKHLGQEVSDEELLAEGRQEKRGGSGLGNLVEIFKRGYTVPVVFCSVFWICQVAPAFAVRSFQPQMLSAFGVGSTYGASALITTIAVAGIGLGLVVVNRIGRRSLLISSFVCINVSLIALAVLPLHWAFAVVALFAAFQFFEAAGSGLQFVYPSELFPTDLRATGVGIATAMSRVGSASSTFLLPIAAEDLGVRGTLGIAVAITLVGLVVSYFLAPETKDLGLTEASSRS from the coding sequence ATGTCTCTGACCTCATCAACCACCGGCGGGGCCTCGTCGCTCGACGACGCGCCCGTCAGTTCCTTCCACCGCCGGATCATGGTGGTCGCCATGGGCGGCCCCTTCTGCGACGGCTATCTGCTCGGAGTGATGGGCGTCGCCCTCGGCCTCATCACGCCCGCGCTCGCCCTCGACACGCTGTGGACGGGCCTGATAGCCGCCTCCGTCCTGGTCGGCGTGTTCATCGGCGGCGCGGTCTTCGGCCCCATCACCGACCGGGTCGGCCGCCATCTGATGTACGTCCTCAACCTGGCCACCTTCGTCGTCTTCTCGGCGCTGCAGTTCTTCGTCACCGAGGCCTGGCAGCTGCTGGTGCTGCGGCTGCTCATCGGCATCGCGATCGGCGCCGACTACCCCATCGCCTCCGCCCTCACCACCGAGCTGGTGCCCCGCCGGATGCGCGGCCCGGCCCTGTCCGGTCTGGTCCTCGCCTGGTGGGTCGGGTACGGCGTGAGCTACTGGGTGGGCTGGGCGCTGACCGGCCTCGGCGACGACTCCTGGCGCTGGATGCTGGCCTCCGGAACGGTCCCGGCGCTCATCTTCCTGTTCATGCGGGCCGGCATCCCCGAGTCCCCGCGCTGGCTGGCCTCGCGCGGCCGCATGGACGAGGCGAAGGCGGTCGTCCGCAAACACCTCGGCCAGGAGGTGAGCGACGAGGAGCTGCTCGCGGAGGGCCGCCAGGAAAAGCGGGGCGGCTCCGGACTCGGCAATCTCGTCGAGATCTTCAAACGCGGCTACACCGTCCCAGTCGTCTTCTGTTCCGTGTTCTGGATCTGTCAGGTCGCGCCCGCCTTCGCGGTCCGCTCCTTCCAGCCGCAGATGCTGTCCGCGTTCGGCGTGGGGAGCACATACGGTGCCAGCGCGCTGATCACCACCATCGCGGTGGCCGGCATCGGGCTCGGCCTGGTGGTCGTCAACCGGATCGGCCGCCGCTCGCTCCTGATCAGCAGCTTCGTGTGCATCAATGTCTCGCTGATCGCGCTGGCGGTCCTGCCGCTGCACTGGGCCTTCGCGGTGGTGGCCCTGTTCGCGGCCTTCCAGTTCTTCGAGGCGGCGGGCAGCGGTCTGCAGTTCGTCTACCCGAGCGAGCTGTTCCCGACCGATCTGCGGGCCACGGGCGTGGGCATCGCCACGGCCATGAGCCGCGTGGGCTCCGCCTCCTCCACGTTCCTCCTGCCGATCGCCGCCGAGGACCTGGGCGTACGCGGCACGCTGGGCATCGCCGTGGCGATCACGCTGGTGGGACTCGTCGTCTCCTACTTCCTCGCCCCCGAGACCAAGGACCTGGGCCTCACCGAGGCAAGCAGCCGTTCCTGA
- a CDS encoding HAD-IA family hydrolase, with protein sequence MRKVVSFDCYRTLINFDTRTATHEIVKDRLAEFGVDPDQFHHDAYVMRFQGVVDVYRPYREVVRSTLRNVMLLHGLEYRAEDGEALIEAIKKFTPFREVPDALRRLKGEYDIAILSNSEDDLISYAVDELGVEWDHVLTAEQAGAYKPLPQAFEYLMKATGRGPEDIIHTAQGWEYDIMPTKRYEGMRRIWVNRYGFPGSAAYQPYEEISNLSELPPLLGV encoded by the coding sequence ATGCGCAAGGTCGTCAGCTTCGACTGCTACCGGACCCTCATCAACTTCGACACCCGGACCGCCACGCACGAGATCGTCAAGGACCGCCTGGCCGAGTTCGGCGTCGATCCGGACCAGTTCCACCACGACGCGTACGTCATGCGCTTCCAGGGCGTCGTCGACGTCTACCGCCCCTACCGCGAGGTCGTCCGCAGCACCCTGCGCAACGTCATGCTGCTGCACGGCCTGGAGTACCGGGCCGAGGACGGCGAGGCGCTGATCGAGGCCATCAAGAAGTTCACGCCGTTCCGCGAGGTCCCGGACGCGCTGCGCCGCCTCAAGGGCGAGTACGACATCGCCATCCTCTCCAACAGCGAGGACGACCTCATCTCGTACGCCGTGGACGAGCTCGGCGTGGAGTGGGACCACGTCCTCACCGCCGAGCAGGCCGGAGCGTACAAGCCGCTGCCGCAGGCCTTCGAGTACCTCATGAAGGCCACCGGACGCGGCCCCGAGGACATCATCCACACCGCGCAGGGCTGGGAGTACGACATCATGCCGACCAAGCGGTACGAGGGCATGCGGCGGATCTGGGTGAACCGGTACGGCTTCCCGGGGTCGGCCGCCTACCAGCCGTACGAGGAGATCAGCAACCTCTCCGAGCTGCCTCCCCTGCTCGGCGTCTGA
- a CDS encoding nuclear transport factor 2 family protein yields the protein MPAEPTALSKLNAEVVLRYLRVFETQDLDELAEVVAEDVMVHGAGQHVRGRRCPEGAILSPGLSNCRLRVDDLFAAEDRVVTAFTLTYTHDRTGRDLTHVGHQVLPPERGADRRVLG from the coding sequence ATGCCCGCCGAGCCGACCGCCCTGAGCAAGCTCAACGCCGAGGTCGTCCTCCGCTATCTGCGCGTGTTCGAGACACAGGACCTCGACGAACTCGCGGAAGTCGTCGCCGAAGACGTGATGGTCCATGGCGCCGGGCAGCACGTGCGGGGGCGGCGCTGTCCGGAAGGGGCGATATTGAGCCCGGGGCTGTCCAACTGCCGCCTACGAGTGGACGATCTGTTCGCCGCAGAGGACAGGGTGGTCACCGCTTTCACCCTGACGTACACGCACGACCGCACCGGGCGTGACCTGACCCATGTCGGGCATCAAGTCCTACCGCCTGAGCGAGGGGCGGATCGTCGAGTTCTGGGGTGA
- a CDS encoding ABC transporter substrate-binding protein, with protein sequence MRKFRRAAGTTAVLAVVALTANACAEQDSAGAGGNSSEIHIGAWLPTTGATASYGVPQKAGADAYFKMINASGGINGRKIRWTVKDNAADPQQTVQIARELVGQDKVVAIVNANGTSQAEAAFPFVLNQSKVPVLNEVGGNESWFEPPRPGLFGTQTLYEDQAAAIAAWTVQDGAKKILVVHSDPAAFVNVAKQVEPVAKKGDPSVEVDRLTVKYQTTDYTPVISKVKAAKTQAVVIILTSPEAAAFLKEAKLQGLSLPMYAYAPVAAESTVSLAKDAAEGLKAVQLVKAPSDSDPAVKEFRTAMAKYEPKQPAGFLALWGWSNAKVFAEIAKTIKGPVTADAINKAYEKATKVDTGVSPVMNFSPSNHLGTRSVQRVVVKDGVWTSEGDFYTPPKRG encoded by the coding sequence ATGAGAAAATTCCGCCGCGCCGCGGGAACGACGGCCGTCCTGGCCGTAGTGGCGCTGACCGCCAACGCGTGCGCGGAGCAGGACTCCGCAGGAGCCGGCGGCAACTCGTCGGAGATCCACATCGGAGCGTGGCTCCCGACGACCGGTGCCACCGCCTCGTACGGCGTGCCGCAGAAGGCCGGCGCCGACGCGTACTTCAAGATGATCAACGCATCCGGAGGCATCAACGGCCGCAAGATCCGTTGGACCGTCAAGGATAACGCGGCCGACCCTCAGCAGACCGTGCAGATCGCACGCGAACTCGTCGGCCAGGACAAGGTCGTGGCCATCGTGAACGCGAACGGCACCTCCCAGGCGGAGGCGGCCTTCCCGTTCGTCCTCAACCAGTCGAAGGTTCCGGTTCTCAACGAGGTGGGCGGCAACGAGTCCTGGTTCGAGCCGCCGCGCCCCGGCCTGTTCGGCACCCAGACCCTCTACGAGGACCAGGCCGCGGCGATCGCGGCGTGGACGGTGCAGGACGGCGCGAAGAAGATCCTCGTCGTGCACAGTGACCCGGCCGCGTTCGTGAACGTGGCCAAGCAGGTCGAGCCCGTCGCGAAGAAGGGGGATCCCTCGGTCGAGGTCGACCGGCTGACGGTCAAGTACCAGACCACCGACTACACCCCGGTGATCAGCAAGGTGAAGGCCGCGAAGACCCAGGCGGTGGTCATCATCCTCACTTCCCCCGAGGCGGCCGCCTTCCTGAAGGAGGCCAAGCTGCAGGGGCTGTCGCTGCCCATGTACGCCTACGCGCCGGTCGCCGCGGAGTCGACGGTCTCCCTCGCCAAGGACGCGGCCGAGGGGCTCAAGGCCGTGCAGCTGGTCAAGGCGCCCTCCGACTCCGACCCCGCGGTGAAGGAGTTCCGGACCGCGATGGCCAAGTACGAGCCCAAGCAGCCCGCCGGATTCCTCGCGCTGTGGGGCTGGAGCAACGCGAAGGTGTTCGCGGAGATCGCGAAGACCATCAAGGGACCCGTCACGGCCGACGCGATCAACAAGGCGTACGAGAAGGCGACGAAGGTGGACACGGGGGTGTCGCCGGTCATGAACTTCAGCCCGTCCAACCACCTCGGCACCCGCAGCGTGCAGCGAGTGGTCGTGAAGGACGGGGTGTGGACGTCCGAGGGCGACTTCTACACACCGCCGAAGCGCGGCTGA
- a CDS encoding D-2-hydroxyacid dehydrogenase, with amino-acid sequence MADRLVVLHRGILPHNAAGIESLADTVYATEEELPHLLPGADALLCWHSITPAVEAAWPEDPSSAPNWVHVAAAGVDSLLFPALVDNPRVVLTNSRGVYDRPIAEYVLGLILALAKDFPGTWEHQRRREWRPRDSERIDGRTVLVWGTGPIGRAVARMLRAVGMRVSAVGRTECADDPDFGTVHALSGLRPALAGADYVVLAAPLTAATRGMVDASVLASMKPGARLVNVGRGGLVDEEALVRNLTDGRLAGAALDVFAHEPLPAASPLWDLPGVIVSPHTAGEVTGWRDDLADLFLDNLTRRAEGRRLRNVVDKAHGYVREERVGTSPA; translated from the coding sequence TTGGCTGACCGGCTCGTCGTCCTGCACCGCGGCATCCTGCCGCACAACGCCGCCGGCATCGAAAGCCTCGCGGACACGGTGTACGCCACCGAGGAGGAACTGCCGCACCTCCTGCCCGGCGCGGACGCCCTGCTCTGCTGGCACTCGATCACCCCCGCGGTCGAGGCGGCCTGGCCGGAGGACCCGTCGAGCGCACCGAACTGGGTGCACGTGGCCGCCGCCGGCGTCGACTCACTGCTCTTCCCGGCCCTGGTCGACAACCCCCGGGTGGTGCTCACCAACTCGCGCGGCGTCTACGACCGACCCATCGCCGAGTACGTACTCGGCCTGATCCTGGCCCTCGCCAAGGACTTCCCGGGCACCTGGGAACACCAGCGGCGCCGCGAGTGGCGGCCCCGGGACAGCGAACGCATCGACGGACGGACCGTCCTCGTGTGGGGCACGGGTCCCATCGGCCGAGCCGTGGCCCGTATGCTCCGCGCGGTCGGCATGCGGGTGAGCGCCGTAGGGCGTACGGAGTGCGCGGACGACCCCGACTTCGGCACCGTGCACGCCCTCTCCGGGCTGCGCCCCGCCCTGGCCGGGGCGGATTACGTGGTGCTCGCCGCTCCCCTCACGGCGGCCACCCGGGGCATGGTCGACGCGTCCGTGCTCGCGTCGATGAAGCCGGGCGCGCGGCTCGTGAACGTGGGCCGGGGCGGACTCGTCGACGAGGAGGCGCTCGTCCGGAACCTCACCGACGGCCGCCTGGCCGGAGCGGCCCTGGACGTCTTCGCCCACGAGCCGCTGCCCGCCGCCTCACCCCTGTGGGACCTGCCCGGCGTCATCGTCTCCCCGCACACGGCCGGCGAGGTCACCGGCTGGCGCGACGACCTCGCGGACCTGTTCCTCGACAACCTGACCCGCAGGGCCGAAGGCAGACGACTGCGCAACGTGGTCGACAAGGCACATGGCTATGTGCGGGAGGAGCGGGTGGGGACGTCTCCGGCGTAG